In Streptococcus dysgalactiae subsp. dysgalactiae, the following are encoded in one genomic region:
- the ypfJ gene encoding KPN_02809 family neutral zinc metallopeptidase → MKTDDLRESQQVEDRRGQSSGSFGGGGLGGGLLLQLLFSRGSWKTKLVILLLLLVMGGGGLSGVFGGNPSSTNNNAYQSSQVTRTNGDKASQEQVSFVSKVFASTEDYWTKQFKDKGLTYNKPTLVLYSGATQTACGTGQASAGPFYCPGDQKVYLDISFYDELSTKYGAKGDFAMAYVIAHEVGHHIQNEIGIMEDYASARQGRSKAEVNQLNVKLELQADYYAGAWANYVQGQGLLEKGDIEEAMAAAHAVGDDTLQEEAYGRAIPDSFTHGTSQQRQRWFDRGYQYGDFEHGDTFSIPYNKL, encoded by the coding sequence ATGAAAACGGATGATTTGAGAGAAAGTCAACAGGTTGAAGATAGACGTGGTCAATCGTCTGGTTCTTTTGGTGGTGGGGGCCTAGGGGGCGGTCTTCTGCTTCAATTACTCTTTTCACGAGGAAGTTGGAAAACCAAACTTGTTATTCTACTCCTTCTCCTAGTCATGGGAGGGGGTGGCCTATCTGGTGTTTTCGGAGGCAATCCTTCTTCCACCAATAACAATGCCTACCAATCAAGCCAAGTAACACGTACAAATGGTGATAAGGCTAGTCAAGAGCAGGTTTCCTTTGTCAGCAAGGTCTTCGCCTCTACCGAAGACTATTGGACCAAACAGTTTAAAGATAAGGGGTTAACTTACAACAAACCAACCTTAGTCTTATATTCTGGTGCCACACAGACAGCTTGTGGGACAGGTCAAGCCTCTGCTGGTCCTTTCTATTGTCCAGGCGACCAAAAAGTTTATTTAGACATTTCGTTTTACGATGAGTTGTCTACTAAATACGGCGCCAAAGGCGATTTTGCCATGGCCTATGTGATTGCTCATGAAGTTGGCCATCATATCCAAAATGAAATTGGCATCATGGAAGACTACGCTAGTGCTAGACAAGGACGCTCAAAGGCAGAAGTCAATCAACTCAATGTTAAGTTAGAGCTTCAGGCTGACTACTATGCTGGTGCTTGGGCTAATTATGTTCAAGGGCAAGGCCTTTTAGAAAAAGGAGATATTGAGGAGGCAATGGCAGCAGCTCACGCAGTTGGGGATGATACTCTGCAAGAAGAAGCTTATGGCAGAGCCATTCCAGATAGTTTTACCCACGGAACTTCGCAACAACGACAGCGCTGGTTTGACCGAGGTTACCAATATGGCGACTTTGAGCATGGTGACACCTTTAGCATCCCTTACAATAAACTTTAA
- the rexB gene encoding ATP-dependent nuclease subunit B, whose translation MKLIYTEMTYSMTDILVAEARQAASRGYRVFYLAPNSLSFEKEREVLTLLPERGSFSITVTRFAQMARYFTISNSESKQALDETALAMIFYRVLMQLTPEDLPVYGRLKDDPAFIKQLIDLYQELKTANLSVYELTELDTPGKQEDLIRIISLAEELMTQQDYHQDSALMSFAKTIATGQLDEQLSKTVLVIDGFSRFSAEEDYLLSLLNSKCQEIVIGSYISQKSYQKPFIKGNIYEASIQFLQGLAEQYETKPIYSQSEKVFAPSFSRVTQLFEAHHDFSQVDWQLEEKDKEDIHIWQSHQQKEEIEHVAKAIREKLYEGYRYKDMLVLLGDVDAYQLQIGPIFDKFEIPYYLGKAESMTAHPLVQFIESLERSQRYNWRREDILNLLKSGLFGSFADSDVDRFEEYLQFADIKGFTKFSRPFTINSSRHYPLELLNEIREAIFSPLQALFKSQKQLGTSLLDKLMTFFKDVQLAENMKNLGQNELETEKNEEVWKTFTDVLTSFYQTFGQEKLKLADCLSLIKMGMQSAHYRIVPATLDVVSIKSYDLVQPHSKPFVYAIGLTQSHFPKQVKETGLLSDQERARINEITDSFQHFDIGSIENSRKNHQTALSLLNAATQELVLSVPALVNEFSDDLSPYLKELMSFGLPLIDKGSNRFSYAASDIGNYKALLSRLVDLNREAIVADMTEQDKTFWTVALRYLRRQLRHQQVTLPMLDDHLVTKPLASEVIEARFPSDRPLRLSSTALTVFYNNQYKYFLQYVLGLQEAESIHPDARIHGQYLHRVFELVMTDHTAASFDSKLAQAIHQTNQEKEFQYIYQDSAENRFSLDLLEDIAKSTASILRLNQNMTVSRQEDPFALQVTDQIVVHGIIDRIDQLSDGSLGIVDYKSSANQFDIGKFYNGLSPQLVTYLAALQQQFGPDDLGHLFGAMYLHLQEPKLDLATFKALDDKLVESIYKELTYKGIFLESEKEYLANGAYQTRNAIYSTEELQTLLTYNALLYKKAAEQIKKGHFVINPYTSDGKSVQGEQLKAITRFEADLDLDQARHLVTLPAKDKRQQFLTLMRKEDNL comes from the coding sequence ATGAAACTAATTTATACAGAAATGACCTATTCAATGACAGACATTTTGGTAGCTGAGGCAAGGCAGGCTGCCTCTCGAGGTTACCGTGTCTTTTACCTTGCTCCAAACTCTCTCTCGTTTGAAAAGGAAAGAGAAGTATTGACCTTGCTACCAGAACGAGGGTCCTTCTCCATTACCGTGACGCGTTTTGCTCAGATGGCAAGGTATTTTACGATCTCTAACTCTGAGTCAAAACAAGCCTTGGACGAGACAGCCTTAGCCATGATTTTTTACCGCGTCTTAATGCAGTTAACCCCTGAAGATCTTCCTGTTTATGGTCGCTTGAAAGACGATCCGGCTTTTATTAAGCAGCTAATTGATCTCTATCAAGAATTAAAAACGGCTAACCTTAGTGTCTATGAGTTAACCGAGTTAGATACTCCCGGTAAACAAGAAGACCTAATAAGAATTATCTCCCTTGCCGAAGAACTCATGACTCAGCAAGATTACCATCAAGACAGTGCTTTGATGTCCTTTGCTAAAACTATTGCAACAGGTCAATTGGACGAACAACTGTCAAAAACAGTGCTAGTTATTGATGGGTTTTCTCGTTTTTCTGCTGAAGAAGATTACCTATTATCTCTTCTTAACAGCAAGTGTCAAGAGATTGTGATAGGAAGTTATATTAGTCAGAAATCCTACCAAAAACCGTTTATTAAAGGAAATATTTATGAGGCCAGTATCCAATTTTTGCAAGGGCTTGCTGAACAGTACGAGACAAAACCGATTTATTCTCAATCGGAAAAGGTCTTCGCGCCGTCTTTTTCAAGAGTGACTCAGTTATTTGAAGCTCATCATGATTTTTCCCAAGTAGACTGGCAATTGGAAGAAAAAGATAAGGAAGACATTCACATCTGGCAAAGCCATCAGCAAAAAGAAGAGATAGAGCATGTTGCTAAGGCTATTCGAGAAAAATTGTATGAAGGTTATCGCTATAAGGACATGTTGGTCTTGCTAGGAGATGTGGACGCCTACCAGTTACAAATTGGTCCCATTTTTGACAAATTTGAGATTCCTTACTATTTAGGGAAGGCAGAATCCATGACCGCTCATCCCTTAGTGCAATTTATAGAATCTTTAGAGCGGAGCCAGCGCTATAATTGGCGTCGTGAAGATATTTTAAATCTGCTCAAATCAGGACTTTTTGGAAGTTTTGCCGATAGTGACGTTGACCGCTTTGAAGAATACCTCCAATTTGCAGACATTAAAGGATTTACTAAATTTTCAAGGCCTTTTACGATTAATTCCTCTCGTCATTACCCGTTGGAGTTGTTAAACGAGATAAGAGAAGCTATTTTTTCTCCTTTGCAAGCCTTATTTAAGAGTCAAAAACAATTGGGAACGTCATTGCTAGATAAATTGATGACCTTTTTTAAAGATGTTCAGTTAGCAGAAAATATGAAAAACCTGGGCCAAAATGAGCTAGAGACAGAGAAAAATGAAGAAGTTTGGAAAACATTCACCGACGTGTTAACCTCTTTTTACCAGACTTTTGGTCAGGAAAAGTTGAAACTGGCGGACTGTCTTTCCTTGATCAAAATGGGAATGCAGTCGGCCCATTATCGTATTGTTCCAGCTACTTTAGATGTTGTTTCTATCAAATCCTATGATTTGGTGCAACCTCACTCAAAACCTTTTGTTTATGCTATTGGTCTTACGCAATCTCATTTTCCAAAGCAAGTCAAAGAGACAGGGTTACTTTCTGATCAAGAGCGGGCAAGAATTAATGAAATCACTGATAGCTTCCAGCATTTTGACATTGGCAGTATCGAAAATAGCAGGAAAAATCATCAGACAGCTCTTTCACTTTTGAATGCAGCCACTCAAGAATTGGTCCTGAGTGTCCCAGCACTAGTGAACGAATTTTCAGATGACTTGTCTCCTTACCTCAAGGAATTGATGTCCTTTGGTCTTCCACTGATTGATAAAGGAAGCAATCGCTTTTCTTATGCTGCTAGTGATATTGGCAACTATAAGGCCCTTTTGTCACGTTTAGTTGACCTTAATCGAGAAGCTATAGTGGCTGACATGACCGAACAGGACAAGACTTTTTGGACTGTTGCCCTTCGTTATCTCCGACGACAATTAAGGCATCAGCAGGTCACACTTCCTATGCTAGATGACCATTTGGTGACGAAACCTCTAGCCTCCGAGGTTATTGAGGCACGTTTTCCAAGCGATCGTCCGCTTAGACTATCATCGACTGCTCTGACTGTTTTTTATAATAACCAGTACAAGTATTTTTTGCAGTATGTCCTAGGATTACAAGAAGCCGAATCTATTCATCCTGATGCCCGCATTCATGGGCAATATTTACATCGGGTATTTGAATTGGTGATGACGGATCACACAGCAGCTTCCTTTGACAGCAAATTGGCGCAAGCTATTCATCAAACTAACCAAGAAAAAGAATTTCAATATATCTATCAAGACAGTGCTGAAAATCGTTTCAGTTTAGACTTGCTTGAAGATATTGCTAAGTCGACCGCTTCTATTTTGCGTCTTAATCAGAATATGACTGTAAGTCGACAAGAAGACCCTTTTGCCCTGCAAGTGACAGATCAGATAGTGGTCCATGGGATAATTGACCGGATCGATCAGTTAAGTGATGGGAGTCTAGGGATTGTTGATTATAAATCCAGCGCGAATCAGTTTGATATCGGGAAATTTTACAATGGGTTAAGCCCACAACTTGTTACTTATCTGGCTGCTTTGCAGCAACAATTTGGACCAGATGATTTAGGGCACTTATTTGGTGCCATGTACTTGCATTTGCAAGAGCCTAAGTTAGACTTAGCAACTTTCAAAGCACTTGATGATAAACTGGTTGAAAGTATTTATAAAGAGTTGACCTATAAAGGAATCTTTTTAGAGTCTGAAAAAGAATATTTAGCAAATGGTGCTTACCAGACGCGAAATGCAATTTACTCCACTGAAGAGTTACAAACCCTCTTGACTTATAATGCTCTTCTTTACAAGAAAGCAGCAGAGCAGATTAAGAAAGGGCATTTTGTCATTAACCCTTATACAAGTGATGGGAAGTCTGTTCAAGGAGAACAACTCAAGGCTATTACACGTTTTGAGGCTGATCTTGATTTGGACCAAGCAAGGCATCTTGTAACGCTCCCTGCCAAAGATAAGCGCCAGCAGTTTTTAACGTTAATGAGAAAGGAGGATAACCTGTGA
- a CDS encoding transporter substrate-binding domain-containing protein — protein sequence MNLKKILFSLLIPLLIFTLAACGKSEKVNRQDSIKQAGKLVIAVSPDYAPFEFKALVNGKDTIVGADIQLAQAIADELGVKLELSPMSFDNVLSSLQTGKADMAISGLSYTKERAKVYDFSTPYYETENAILMRAADAKAAKDVTSLEGQKVAAQKGSIEEGLVKSQLPKSNLVALTAMGEAVNELKAGQVYAVDLEGPVAAGYLAQHKDLALASFSLKTTDGDAKAVALPKNSGALTKTVNKVIAKLAEDNQYKTFIREAASLTGKSVE from the coding sequence ATGAACCTAAAAAAAATACTATTTAGTCTTCTCATTCCACTCCTCATTTTTACTTTGGCAGCTTGCGGAAAGTCTGAAAAAGTCAATCGCCAAGATAGTATCAAACAAGCAGGTAAACTTGTGATTGCTGTTAGTCCTGATTACGCTCCTTTTGAATTTAAAGCCTTGGTTAATGGCAAAGATACAATTGTTGGAGCTGATATTCAATTAGCGCAAGCTATTGCTGATGAACTAGGCGTTAAGCTAGAGTTGTCTCCGATGAGTTTTGACAATGTCTTGTCTAGCTTGCAAACTGGTAAAGCAGATATGGCTATCTCTGGCTTATCTTACACAAAAGAGAGAGCTAAAGTTTATGATTTTTCAACCCCTTATTATGAAACTGAAAATGCCATTCTAATGAGAGCTGCGGATGCAAAAGCAGCTAAAGACGTGACAAGTTTAGAGGGACAAAAAGTAGCAGCTCAAAAAGGTAGTATTGAGGAAGGCTTGGTTAAAAGTCAGTTACCCAAATCTAATCTTGTTGCTTTAACAGCTATGGGAGAGGCTGTCAATGAGTTGAAAGCTGGCCAAGTTTACGCTGTTGATTTAGAAGGACCAGTAGCAGCTGGCTACTTGGCGCAACATAAAGATTTAGCTTTGGCTTCTTTTAGTTTAAAAACCACTGATGGTGATGCTAAAGCAGTAGCTCTTCCGAAAAATAGCGGAGCCTTAACCAAAACTGTTAATAAAGTTATTGCAAAATTAGCTGAGGATAATCAGTACAAGACCTTTATTCGAGAAGCAGCATCATTAACAGGAAAATCTGTCGAATAA
- the rpsU gene encoding 30S ribosomal protein S21: protein MSKTVVRKNESLDDALRRFKRSVTKAGTLQESRKREFYEKPSVKRKRKSEAARKRKKF, encoded by the coding sequence ATGTCAAAAACAGTAGTACGTAAAAATGAATCTCTTGACGATGCTCTTCGTCGCTTCAAACGTTCTGTTACTAAAGCTGGTACTCTTCAAGAATCACGTAAACGTGAATTCTACGAAAAACCTTCTGTAAAACGTAAACGTAAATCAGAAGCAGCTCGCAAACGTAAAAAATTCTAA
- the mscL gene encoding large conductance mechanosensitive channel protein MscL, protein MIKELKAFLFRGNVIDLAVAVIIGSAFGAIVTSFVNDIITPLILNPALKAANVENITQLTWNGVKYGNFLGAVINFLIIGTSLFFVVKAAEKAMPKKQEEEVVEVAAPTQEELLTEIRDLLANK, encoded by the coding sequence ATGATTAAAGAATTAAAAGCATTTTTGTTTAGAGGAAACGTCATCGATCTTGCCGTAGCTGTTATCATTGGTAGTGCTTTTGGCGCAATCGTGACATCATTTGTTAACGATATCATCACACCACTTATCTTAAATCCAGCCTTGAAAGCTGCCAATGTGGAAAACATTACTCAATTGACTTGGAACGGTGTTAAATATGGTAACTTCTTAGGCGCTGTTATTAACTTCCTTATCATTGGTACTAGCCTTTTCTTTGTTGTCAAAGCTGCTGAAAAAGCAATGCCTAAAAAACAAGAGGAAGAGGTTGTTGAAGTGGCAGCTCCTACTCAAGAAGAATTGCTTACTGAAATCCGTGATTTGTTAGCAAATAAATAA
- the dnaG gene encoding DNA primase, translated as MGFLWGGDDLAIDKEMISQIKNSVNIVDVIGEVVKLSRAGRHYLGLCPFHKEKTPSFNVIEDRQFFHCFGCGKSGDVFKFIEDYRQVPFLESVQIIAERAGIALEIPPRQSGSSSPKTNPHKVLMSLHEDAAKFYHAVLMTTTIGQEARQYLYRRGLDDNLIEHFNIGLSPDESDYLYQALSKKYDESQLAASGLFNLSEQSNTIYDAFRNRIMFPLSDDRGNIIAFSGRIWTKSDLEKKQAKYKNSRGTVLFNKSYEFYHLDKAKPVIAKTHEVFLMEGFMDVIAAYRSGHENAIASMGTALTPEHVTHLKQVTKKVVLTYDGDHAGQNAIAKSLDLLKDFVVEIVRIPNKMDPDEFVQRHSPEAFADLLKQSRISSVEFFIDYLKPDNMDNLQSQIAYVERIAPLIAQSPSITAQNSYINKVADLLPDFDYFQVEQSVNALRAQDRRRLQEAPVQPVSRLVTLPVTKSLTAVAKAEGHLLHRLLHHDYLLTEFRHRKDFYFDTPTFQVLYEQLKKQGQITSYDLSEMPEDVNQAYYSILESNLPEEVAPGEIADILAKRTKLLAERDLHKQSKKVRESSNKGDHELALEVLENLIAQKRKME; from the coding sequence ATGGGATTTTTATGGGGAGGTGATGACTTGGCAATTGACAAAGAGATGATTTCCCAAATAAAAAACAGTGTGAATATTGTCGATGTTATTGGAGAAGTCGTTAAGCTTTCCCGTGCTGGTCGACACTACCTCGGCCTATGTCCCTTCCATAAAGAAAAAACGCCCTCTTTTAATGTCATTGAAGACAGACAATTTTTCCATTGTTTTGGTTGTGGAAAATCAGGGGATGTTTTTAAATTTATCGAGGACTATCGTCAAGTTCCTTTTTTAGAAAGTGTTCAGATTATTGCTGAGAGAGCAGGGATAGCGTTAGAGATACCCCCCAGACAATCTGGGAGTTCTAGTCCTAAAACGAATCCCCATAAGGTTTTGATGTCTCTGCACGAAGACGCTGCAAAATTTTACCATGCTGTGTTGATGACAACTACCATCGGCCAAGAAGCAAGACAATATCTTTACCGACGTGGTTTAGATGACAACTTGATTGAACATTTTAATATTGGGTTGTCGCCTGATGAGTCGGACTACCTTTACCAAGCTCTTTCTAAAAAATACGACGAGAGCCAGCTAGCAGCCTCAGGATTATTTAACTTGTCTGAACAATCAAATACTATTTATGATGCCTTTCGCAATCGTATCATGTTCCCTTTGTCAGATGACAGAGGTAATATTATCGCCTTTTCAGGTCGAATTTGGACAAAGAGTGATTTAGAGAAGAAACAGGCTAAGTATAAAAATTCAAGAGGAACCGTTTTATTTAATAAGTCTTATGAGTTTTATCACCTTGACAAAGCCAAGCCTGTTATTGCCAAAACTCATGAAGTTTTTTTAATGGAAGGTTTCATGGATGTGATTGCCGCTTACCGTTCTGGTCATGAAAATGCAATTGCTTCTATGGGAACTGCTCTAACTCCTGAACATGTTACTCATCTTAAACAGGTCACTAAAAAAGTGGTTTTGACTTATGATGGTGACCATGCTGGCCAAAATGCCATTGCTAAATCACTCGACTTACTTAAAGATTTCGTAGTGGAAATTGTCAGGATTCCCAACAAAATGGATCCTGATGAGTTTGTGCAACGGCATTCCCCCGAAGCGTTTGCAGATTTGCTTAAGCAGTCTCGTATCAGTAGTGTGGAGTTCTTCATTGATTACCTCAAGCCTGATAATATGGACAATTTGCAGTCTCAAATTGCTTATGTGGAGAGAATAGCTCCCTTAATTGCACAATCACCTTCAATTACAGCTCAAAATTCTTATATTAATAAGGTAGCTGATCTCTTACCAGACTTTGATTACTTCCAGGTAGAACAATCAGTCAACGCCTTGAGGGCACAGGATAGGAGAAGACTACAGGAAGCGCCTGTTCAACCTGTTAGCCGACTTGTTACCCTACCGGTAACCAAAAGTCTTACAGCTGTTGCCAAAGCAGAAGGGCATCTTTTGCATAGGCTTTTACACCATGATTACCTGCTGACAGAGTTTCGTCATCGGAAGGATTTTTATTTTGATACACCCACTTTTCAGGTGCTCTATGAGCAGCTGAAAAAGCAGGGGCAAATCACTTCTTACGACTTGTCCGAAATGCCCGAAGATGTCAATCAGGCTTACTATAGTATTTTGGAATCTAACCTTCCTGAAGAGGTGGCTCCAGGAGAAATTGCTGATATTTTAGCCAAGCGCACCAAGCTTTTAGCAGAACGAGACCTTCATAAACAAAGTAAAAAAGTGAGAGAGTCAAGTAATAAAGGCGATCATGAATTAGCCTTAGAAGTATTAGAAAATCTAATTGCTCAAAAACGAAAAATGGAATAG
- the rpoD gene encoding RNA polymerase sigma factor RpoD, whose product MTKEKEITTFNVQVAEFIRHHKKEGTAIDDDVTEKLVIPFALDADQIDDLLERLTDGGISITDKEGNPSSKYIVEEPKPEELTDEELIGSNSAKVNDPVRMYLKEIGVVPLLTSEEEKVLAVAVSEGDLEAKQRLAEANLRLVVSIAKRYVGRGMQFLDLIQEGNMGLMKAVDKFDYSKGFKFSTYATWWIRQAITRAIADQARTIRIPVHMVETINKLVREQRNLLQELGQDPTPEQIAERMEMTPDKVREILKIAQEPVSLETPIGEEDDSHLGDFIEDEVIENPVDYTTRVVLREQLDEVLDTLTDREENVLRLRFGLDDGKMRTLEDVGKVFNVTRERIRQIEAKALRKLRHPSRSKQLRDFIED is encoded by the coding sequence ATGACAAAAGAAAAAGAAATTACAACTTTTAATGTTCAAGTTGCGGAGTTTATTCGTCATCATAAAAAAGAAGGAACAGCTATTGATGATGATGTAACTGAAAAACTTGTCATTCCATTTGCCTTGGATGCTGATCAAATTGATGACCTCCTTGAGCGTTTGACGGATGGTGGAATTTCTATTACTGATAAAGAAGGCAATCCATCGTCTAAATATATTGTGGAAGAACCAAAACCAGAAGAGTTAACCGATGAAGAATTAATTGGTAGCAATTCTGCTAAAGTGAATGACCCTGTCCGCATGTACCTCAAAGAAATTGGTGTGGTACCACTTTTAACAAGTGAAGAAGAAAAAGTGTTAGCAGTAGCAGTTTCAGAAGGTGACCTAGAAGCTAAACAACGTTTAGCAGAAGCTAACCTACGTTTGGTAGTTTCTATTGCCAAGCGGTATGTTGGTCGTGGGATGCAATTCTTGGACTTGATTCAAGAAGGAAATATGGGATTAATGAAAGCTGTTGATAAGTTTGACTATTCAAAAGGCTTTAAATTCTCAACCTATGCGACTTGGTGGATTCGTCAGGCTATTACCCGTGCTATTGCAGACCAAGCTCGTACGATTCGTATTCCGGTTCACATGGTAGAAACCATTAACAAATTGGTTCGTGAACAGCGTAATTTGTTGCAAGAGTTAGGGCAAGACCCGACACCAGAACAAATTGCAGAGCGCATGGAAATGACTCCAGACAAGGTTCGTGAAATTCTAAAAATTGCTCAAGAACCTGTTTCTTTAGAAACACCAATTGGGGAAGAAGATGATAGTCACTTAGGTGATTTTATCGAAGACGAAGTCATTGAAAATCCTGTTGATTACACTACTCGCGTGGTTCTACGTGAACAGTTAGATGAGGTTTTGGATACCTTGACAGATCGAGAAGAAAATGTTCTTCGCCTACGCTTTGGACTTGACGATGGTAAAATGCGCACTCTTGAAGATGTGGGTAAAGTCTTTAACGTTACCCGTGAGCGTATCCGTCAAATTGAAGCTAAAGCGCTTCGCAAACTCCGCCACCCAAGCCGTAGCAAGCAATTAAGAGACTTTATAGAGGACTAG
- a CDS encoding metal-sulfur cluster assembly factor, with product MTETPKYTEEQVATIKDRILEALETVIDPELGIDIVNLGLIYEIRFDDNGHTEIDMTLTTMGCPLADLLTDHIHDAMRDVPEVTKTEVKLVWYPAWTVDKMSRYARIALGIR from the coding sequence ATGACTGAGACACCAAAATATACCGAAGAGCAAGTGGCAACTATTAAAGATAGGATTCTTGAGGCCCTGGAAACGGTTATTGACCCAGAGTTAGGTATTGATATTGTTAATTTAGGCTTGATTTACGAAATCCGTTTTGATGACAATGGGCATACAGAGATTGACATGACTCTTACGACGATGGGGTGTCCGCTGGCTGATTTACTGACAGATCATATTCACGATGCCATGCGAGATGTTCCAGAAGTAACCAAGACCGAAGTAAAGTTGGTCTGGTATCCTGCTTGGACAGTAGATAAAATGAGTCGTTATGCCAGAATTGCATTAGGTATTCGCTAA
- the rfbD gene encoding dTDP-4-dehydrorhamnose reductase, whose amino-acid sequence MILITGSNGQLGTELRYLLDERHVDYVAVDVAEMDITDADKVEAVFAQVKPTLVYHCAAYTAVDAAEDEGKALNEAINVTGSENIAKACGKYGATLIYISTDYVFDGNKPVGQEWLETDVPDPQTEYGRTKRLGELAVEQYAEHFYIIRTAWVFGNYGKNFVFTMQQLAEKHPRLTVVNDQHGRPTWTRTLAEFMCYLAENQKAFGYYHLSNDAKEDTTWYDFAKEILKGKAVEVVPVDSSAFPAKAKRPLNSTMNLDKAKATGFVIPTWQEALKEFYQQDRHQ is encoded by the coding sequence ATGATTTTAATTACGGGAAGCAATGGGCAACTAGGAACAGAACTTCGTTATTTATTAGATGAACGACATGTGGATTATGTAGCTGTAGACGTTGCAGAGATGGATATTACAGATGCTGATAAAGTAGAAGCGGTTTTTGCACAAGTAAAACCAACTCTAGTCTATCATTGTGCTGCTTACACAGCAGTTGATGCAGCAGAAGATGAAGGCAAAGCATTAAACGAAGCCATTAACGTGACAGGTTCAGAAAATATTGCTAAAGCTTGTGGTAAATATGGTGCCACACTTATCTATATTTCGACGGATTATGTATTTGATGGCAATAAACCTGTAGGTCAAGAGTGGCTAGAAACTGACGTTCCAGATCCTCAGACAGAATATGGCCGCACAAAACGGTTGGGGGAATTAGCGGTAGAACAATATGCAGAGCACTTCTATATCATTCGTACGGCCTGGGTATTTGGGAATTATGGGAAAAACTTTGTCTTTACCATGCAGCAGCTCGCTGAAAAGCACCCACGTTTAACAGTTGTCAATGACCAGCATGGTCGCCCAACCTGGACAAGAACTTTGGCAGAATTCATGTGCTATTTAGCAGAAAATCAAAAAGCCTTTGGTTATTACCATTTATCAAACGATGCGAAGGAAGACACCACTTGGTATGATTTCGCTAAAGAAATCTTAAAAGGCAAAGCAGTTGAGGTTGTGCCAGTTGATTCGTCTGCCTTTCCAGCCAAGGCTAAGCGACCTCTAAATTCAACAATGAATCTTGATAAAGCAAAAGCAACTGGTTTTGTGATTCCAACATGGCAAGAAGCTTTGAAGGAATTCTACCAACAAGACCGTCACCAATAA